CCTTGGCCAGTTCCATATGGTGGTCCAATCCGGCAATTGCCATTTGGTGCACAATGTGGTCCACTTTTTCTTGGGTGAAGTCGTCCATGGCACACAATGCGGTGTGCGCTTTAGTGACTAACCGGTCGATCATTTGGTCGACGGTCTCAGTGTTGGCGTCTTTCTTGGTTGATTTTACGTTTACGTCTTTTAACATCTCTATGCCTCCATTATGCTTGAAAACATCTTGTTAACTTATTCACGAGTCCTAGTTTACCATCATTCTTTCAAACGTCAACCACTTTGTGCTCAAAATATCACAATTTTCAGTGCAAGCGGTTTAACTCGCGTCAGGACAATGGCCTAAGCCTTTAGGGTTGTAAGCGCATACAACAACAATTAAAATTAACGGCAAAAATTTTAAGAATTTCGTGTGTGAAGTCACTCACATCGTCATCATTTTTCATGTTTTTCCAATTAGCTGGCAATAAATTGAGAACGGAAAAGCCGCAACCCTCCGCCCGATTGTGGTAAATTGAAAGGATAAAGGGGCACTCACTCGACTAGCGTAACCACTACAGGCGACCGCCTAGTCGTGCCTCTGGGAAAGAGGAGTTGGATCAATCATGCAAGCTTGGGCCTTTTGGCGCCAAAATACCCGCCATTTCTGGCAACATTGGGGAAGTTACGTGTCGCTAGTCTTCCTCACCAACATCATTATCAGTTACTGTGCTATCCCCATTTTTAGTTGGCTCACCGCCGCACTACTTCGCTGGCAACGAATTCCCTACGTGTCGTACACCAACTTAGGCAGCATCGTCTTTAAGCATCCACTTGCCATTCTCGGGCTATTACTTATTCTGCTCGCCATCATGGTCCTGGTTTACTGGCAATTTGCCTTCCTCCTTTTGGGGATTCGTAACATTCGCCTTGGCCGACCGCGAACCACCCGCGAGCTCTTACGAACCACCGTTACCAGTCTGACGGGGGCTTCTCCCAGCACCTTCTTGTTCTTCATCGGCTATTTTTTGATCATCATGCCCTTCGGCAGCATCTTGTTTTCCACGCCCCTGTTGAATAAGGCCAAAATTCCCAGCTTCATCACGACATACTTAATGGCCAACCCCATTTGGGCAACGGTTCTAATCTTGTTCTACGTGCTGGCCATCTACCTGGGAATCCGGTTAATCGCCGTGTTACCCCTGATGATGCTCGACCAATACCATAGCCGCGCGGCCATCCGGGAAAGTTGGCGCACCACCCGCTTCGACTTCTGGCGTTACTTCAGCCGGATGGTGGTTACGTTAGCCATGGTCAGCCTAGTCGTGGCCATCGTGTACGCCGCCATTTATCTGGGACAGCTCTACTTCGATACCACCAAGATTGCCCTGGTCGCCGCCACGATCAACCTCTTCTTGATGGAGGTCCTGACCGAGTTTGTGGTGTGCTACGCCACCATCCTGTTCATGTCCATCATCCTCAGTAGTCACGCTGATCACGAACCCACGCCCATGATGCTGCTGAGTTTCCGCGAGCCGGCTCGCACCAAACGCCGGACTCGCGTGCTGATCATTGCCGGGCTGGTCATCATCTCCGCCATGCTAGTCACGTTCAACCTGGTCTACCTTAACGGTTTGGCTATCAGCAAGCCCCTGACGATCGCCCACCGTGGCGTCGACAACGGTAACGGCGTCCAGAACACGATTCCGGCGCTGGTCAAGACCAGCCAAGAACAACCGGATTACGTGGAAATGGACATCCAGCAGACCAAGGACCATCAATTCGTGGTCATGCACGATACCAATCTCAAGGCTTTGGCGAACGTCAACCGGCGTGTTGGTAGCCTAACACTAAGCCAATTAACCAAGATAACGGTTTCCGAAAACGGCTACCAGGCC
Above is a window of Levilactobacillus zymae DNA encoding:
- a CDS encoding glycerophosphodiester phosphodiesterase — its product is MQAWAFWRQNTRHFWQHWGSYVSLVFLTNIIISYCAIPIFSWLTAALLRWQRIPYVSYTNLGSIVFKHPLAILGLLLILLAIMVLVYWQFAFLLLGIRNIRLGRPRTTRELLRTTVTSLTGASPSTFLFFIGYFLIIMPFGSILFSTPLLNKAKIPSFITTYLMANPIWATVLILFYVLAIYLGIRLIAVLPLMMLDQYHSRAAIRESWRTTRFDFWRYFSRMVVTLAMVSLVVAIVYAAIYLGQLYFDTTKIALVAATINLFLMEVLTEFVVCYATILFMSIILSSHADHEPTPMMLLSFREPARTKRRTRVLIIAGLVIISAMLVTFNLVYLNGLAISKPLTIAHRGVDNGNGVQNTIPALVKTSQEQPDYVEMDIQQTKDHQFVVMHDTNLKALANVNRRVGSLTLSQLTKITVSENGYQAKIPSFDAYLKAAIAHHQKLLVEIKTNSATTPDVAQRFVDRYGATLLANHDQVHTLSYRIMTALRREDPKLFVSYILPYNLTFPYTDANAYTMEATTLNDNFIDQAAKHHQKVYAWDIDSITQLDQMMFLGVNGIITNNLHAMQDEIRNNTDHPSYANLLLTFMNELSLETQTQ